One genomic region from Mycoplasmopsis meleagridis encodes:
- a CDS encoding energy-coupling factor transporter transmembrane component T family protein: MNNFTIGRYLAVNSFIHKLDPRLKLIINLIIIVTVFFTNYFISLLIILVPIVIAYLVATKSFYGLIKLMKMPLLVAFILYFVNIYTMKINLTAADAQSDAVSNPNRMDYIWLVFYKKSNEEWFGFTYPQIARTLALMLRIYIMILTTTILVITTKPIMLTKAIEDLLWPLKFLFIPTHIIATIISIALRFIPTLLEEAQRIVKAQASRGIDFKNGKLKEKAKSLTTLIIPLFVTSFAKAEDLANAMETRGYDPYAKRTKYRHLVWNWRDYLIFLFVILIVIFIIISQIDSLNILPKWYIATFSNF; the protein is encoded by the coding sequence ATGAATAATTTTACAATTGGACGGTATTTAGCAGTAAATAGTTTTATCCATAAACTTGATCCTAGATTAAAACTAATAATTAACTTAATCATTATTGTTACAGTTTTTTTTACTAATTATTTTATTAGTTTGCTCATTATTTTAGTTCCTATTGTCATTGCTTATTTAGTTGCTACTAAAAGTTTTTATGGTCTAATAAAGTTAATGAAAATGCCCTTATTAGTAGCTTTTATTTTGTATTTTGTAAATATATATACAATGAAAATTAACCTTACAGCAGCTGATGCACAAAGTGATGCTGTAAGTAATCCTAATAGGATGGATTATATATGGTTAGTATTTTATAAAAAATCTAACGAGGAATGATTTGGTTTTACCTATCCGCAAATTGCGCGTACACTTGCATTAATGTTAAGAATCTATATAATGATTTTAACAACCACTATCTTAGTTATTACTACTAAACCAATTATGCTTACTAAAGCAATTGAAGATTTACTTTGACCTTTAAAATTTCTTTTTATACCAACTCATATAATTGCCACAATTATTTCTATTGCTCTGCGTTTTATTCCTACTCTTTTAGAAGAAGCGCAAAGAATTGTTAAAGCTCAAGCAAGTAGAGGAATTGATTTTAAAAATGGTAAATTAAAAGAAAAAGCCAAATCGTTAACTACTTTGATAATTCCATTATTTGTCACTTCTTTTGCTAAAGCAGAGGATTTAGCTAACGCTATGGAAACAAGGGGATATGATCCTTATGCTAAAAGAACTAAATATCGTCATTTAGTTTGAAATTGAAGAGATTATTTGATTTTTTTATTTGTCATTTTAATAGTAATTTTTATCATTATAAGTCAAATTGATTCTTTAAATATTTTACCTAAATGATATATTGCTACTTTCTCTAATTTTTAA
- a CDS encoding energy-coupling factor transporter ATPase, whose product MQINIRNLEHIFLPKTPLAFRALNNINLSIGQGEYIGIIGQTGSGKTTFVEHLNGLLIPTSGEIEWSFINSRIIKIKDKNSKKKTKVSEDFQDNVILKNTWRKKFPQAKDIRKRLGIIFQFAEYQLFEETIEKDIIFGPKSFGISKKDAKLRAKKYLNLVGLDDSYLKKSPFDLSGGQKRRVALAGILAMEPDILVADEPTAGLDPVGVREILNIFKKLNQMGKTIIIVTHDLDNVLEETKRVIIFKDGTVVKDGDTYDILRDTKFLKENEMEPPKLLAFVSKLEERGMRVPKITSIEELANFLNRKRKETDNE is encoded by the coding sequence ATGCAAATAAACATACGTAATTTGGAACATATATTTTTGCCTAAAACTCCATTAGCTTTTAGAGCTTTAAATAATATTAATTTGTCGATAGGTCAAGGAGAATACATAGGAATAATAGGTCAAACGGGTTCTGGAAAAACAACTTTTGTTGAACATTTGAATGGTTTATTGATTCCTACTTCAGGTGAAATTGAATGATCTTTCATTAATTCAAGAATTATTAAAATTAAAGATAAAAACTCTAAAAAGAAAACTAAAGTTAGTGAAGATTTTCAGGATAATGTAATTTTAAAAAATACTTGAAGAAAAAAATTTCCTCAAGCAAAAGATATAAGAAAACGCCTTGGAATTATTTTTCAATTTGCTGAATATCAATTATTCGAAGAAACAATTGAAAAAGATATTATTTTCGGTCCTAAATCATTTGGAATAAGTAAAAAAGACGCTAAATTAAGAGCAAAGAAATACCTAAATTTAGTTGGATTAGACGATTCATACTTGAAAAAATCTCCTTTCGATTTATCTGGAGGGCAAAAAAGAAGAGTTGCATTAGCAGGAATTCTTGCAATGGAACCAGATATTTTAGTAGCTGATGAACCAACAGCTGGGTTAGATCCAGTTGGTGTTAGAGAAATATTGAATATTTTTAAAAAACTCAATCAAATGGGCAAAACAATCATAATCGTAACGCATGATTTAGATAATGTTTTAGAAGAAACTAAAAGAGTAATTATTTTTAAAGATGGAACAGTTGTTAAAGATGGCGATACTTATGATATTTTAAGAGATACTAAGTTTTTAAAAGAAAACGAAATGGAACCACCAAAATTATTAGCTTTTGTAAGCAAATTAGAAGAAAGAGGAATGAGAGTTCCTAAAATTACTTCAATAGAAGAACTAGCTAATTTTTTAAATAGAAAACGAAAAGAGACTGATAATGAATAA